In Streptomyces sp. NBC_00569, a single genomic region encodes these proteins:
- a CDS encoding polysaccharide deacetylase family protein produces MYHSVDDCRDDPYRVTVSPERLQEQLRRLRRRGLRGVGMAALLEARARGTDRGLVGLTFDDGYCDFVDNALPLLRHYGCGATLFVLPGRLDGVNEWDPLGPRKPLLSERGIRSAASAGIEIGSHGLTHVDLTHVDDRVLRAETEDSRRRLEELTGREVPGFCYPYGTVDRRVADAVRRAGYRYACAISPGDLTGEFALPRVHVGQADAAWRLELKLRLHRLRRRPSTAPEART; encoded by the coding sequence ATGTACCACTCCGTGGACGACTGCCGCGACGATCCGTACCGCGTCACCGTCTCCCCCGAGCGACTCCAGGAACAGCTCCGCCGGCTGCGCAGACGCGGGCTGCGCGGGGTGGGCATGGCGGCGCTCCTGGAGGCCCGCGCGCGCGGCACGGACCGTGGCCTGGTGGGGCTCACCTTCGACGACGGCTACTGCGACTTCGTCGACAACGCCCTGCCGCTGCTGCGCCACTACGGCTGCGGCGCCACCCTGTTCGTCCTGCCCGGGCGTCTCGACGGCGTCAACGAGTGGGACCCGTTGGGCCCGCGCAAGCCGCTCCTGTCGGAACGGGGCATCCGGTCCGCCGCGTCCGCGGGCATCGAGATCGGCTCGCACGGCCTGACGCACGTCGACCTCACCCACGTCGACGACCGGGTCCTGCGCGCGGAGACCGAGGACAGCCGAAGACGCCTGGAGGAACTCACCGGACGCGAGGTCCCCGGCTTCTGCTACCCCTACGGCACCGTCGACCGCCGTGTCGCGGACGCCGTCCGCCGTGCCGGGTACCGCTACGCCTGCGCCATCTCGCCGGGCGACCTCACCGGCGAGTTCGCCCTCCCGCGCGTCCACGTCGGCCAGGCGGACGCCGCCTGGCGCCTCGAACTGAAGCTGCGCCTGCACCGCCTGCGCCGCCGCCCGTCCACCGCGCCGGAGGCCCGTACATGA
- the murJ gene encoding murein biosynthesis integral membrane protein MurJ — MTIPTADGETRTAVGLPVQLRTEPPATEPSGASNRRLARAALLTALLSAAGAILGLGRDQSLAHLFGAGRETDAFLVAWTVPEFAATLLIEDGLAFVLVPAFSAAVARRAQATGADPVRSLVSSSLPRFGLAFLAAAVLLIAGAPFLVHVLAPGLPDPRLAVDCTRLTGTCALTFGLTGYCSAALRAHGCYLPPAAIYVAYNIGIVATMLVCGTHFGVRSAAMGVAVGGCLMVAIQLPAFHRRLTSAKAAERGAGEDRDGDGAAAEGRAVHLGLVAAVLTFAVCKQSQVFIERFLASSLAAGSISHLNYAQKVSQLPMVLSLMLCTVTFPVVAQAVARGDIAAARARVERDLGLAACVVLLGAAAIFACAPQIIHVLFQRGAFTADDTAATASVMRVYALGLLGHSMVGALVRSYFSAGRPTWYPVGAMAVGMGATAGVGSWAVDLWGVRGIAGANAFGITLTAVLLLAAMDRRSVPVDVSRVLVEMGKPLLAAAGATVAGLMAAASFTSPLAAGAAGCLAVTAVFVLLLWALRAESLAPLVPVVRSATRRLRHAR, encoded by the coding sequence GTGACCATCCCCACCGCGGACGGCGAGACCCGGACGGCCGTGGGACTGCCCGTCCAGCTCCGGACCGAACCACCCGCCACCGAGCCCTCCGGAGCGTCGAACCGCCGCCTCGCGCGGGCCGCGCTGCTCACGGCCCTCCTCTCGGCCGCCGGAGCGATCCTCGGTCTCGGCCGCGACCAGTCCCTCGCACACCTCTTCGGCGCGGGCAGGGAGACCGACGCGTTCCTGGTCGCCTGGACGGTCCCGGAGTTCGCCGCCACACTCCTCATCGAGGACGGCCTGGCGTTCGTGCTCGTGCCCGCGTTCAGCGCCGCCGTCGCCCGCCGCGCGCAGGCCACAGGCGCCGATCCCGTACGGTCCCTCGTCTCGTCGTCACTGCCCCGCTTCGGCCTCGCGTTCCTGGCCGCGGCCGTGCTGCTCATCGCCGGTGCCCCCTTCCTCGTGCACGTCCTGGCGCCGGGCCTGCCCGACCCCCGACTGGCCGTCGACTGCACCCGGTTGACCGGCACCTGTGCCCTCACGTTCGGCCTGACCGGATACTGCAGCGCGGCGCTGCGGGCCCACGGCTGCTATCTGCCACCCGCCGCGATCTACGTCGCGTACAACATCGGCATCGTCGCCACGATGCTCGTGTGCGGGACACACTTCGGTGTGCGGTCCGCCGCGATGGGCGTGGCCGTCGGCGGCTGCCTGATGGTGGCGATCCAACTGCCCGCGTTCCACCGGAGGCTGACCTCAGCGAAGGCTGCCGAGAGGGGCGCGGGCGAGGACCGGGACGGCGACGGGGCCGCGGCCGAGGGGCGGGCCGTGCACCTCGGGCTCGTCGCCGCCGTCCTGACGTTCGCCGTGTGCAAGCAGTCGCAGGTGTTCATCGAGCGCTTCCTCGCCTCGTCGCTCGCCGCGGGCTCCATCTCGCACCTGAACTACGCGCAGAAGGTGTCCCAGTTGCCGATGGTGCTCTCCCTGATGCTGTGCACCGTCACGTTCCCGGTCGTGGCGCAGGCCGTCGCGCGCGGCGACATCGCGGCTGCCCGCGCCCGCGTCGAGCGCGACCTCGGCCTCGCCGCCTGCGTGGTCCTCCTCGGCGCGGCCGCGATCTTCGCCTGCGCCCCGCAGATCATCCATGTCCTGTTCCAGCGCGGCGCGTTCACCGCCGACGACACCGCCGCCACGGCGTCCGTCATGCGCGTCTACGCCCTCGGCCTCCTCGGCCACTCCATGGTGGGTGCCCTGGTCCGCTCCTACTTCTCGGCGGGCCGCCCCACCTGGTACCCGGTGGGCGCGATGGCCGTGGGCATGGGCGCCACGGCCGGCGTGGGCTCCTGGGCGGTCGACCTGTGGGGCGTGCGGGGCATCGCCGGCGCCAACGCGTTCGGGATCACCCTCACCGCCGTACTCCTCCTCGCCGCGATGGACCGGCGCAGCGTCCCGGTCGACGTCTCCAGGGTCCTGGTCGAGATGGGCAAGCCGCTGCTCGCCGCCGCGGGCGCGACCGTGGCGGGGCTGATGGCCGCGGCCTCCTTCACGTCGCCGCTCGCGGCGGGTGCCGCCGGGTGTCTCGCCGTGACGGCCGTGTTCGTCCTTCTCCTGTGGGCGCTGAGGGCCGAGTCCCTCGCGCCTCTCGTTCCCGTTGTCCGCTCCGCCACCAGGAGGCTCCGGCATGCCCGTTGA
- a CDS encoding O-antigen ligase family protein — translation MTASPADAGLRTAPGPTGARPAPAAALVAVLGRYAPVLPVPLMVAVLGLPLTPGSAGSGGGSLADAVSGLVVAVCVAVALRRAERPLTRTAAIILGMPVVGIAVAAAGAGSPSTALVGMVRYCQIFVLVPVSVLVLVRDRRDFRLLARSFVGLALWQGGIGVHQYLTGTGASYMGEDIRAVGTFGPTDVMGMATVVSYGLVAALGLALGARTAARRVPALLCALALLLPLALSFSRGAWIATVVACGAQVLLAGVRRAVRLFAVAAAVAVVLVGGFGVGTQLLQERMSSITQVADAPDQSVTDRYTMWAAAVDMWSEHPATGVGLKGFVARRDSHASLALSSGSDTAGAGAAFKRQPLLSPHNMYLLILSEQGLIGLVGLAGGWVALLLLALRRLGRGAGTRPGADCGLVACGLLGWQLVDFVYADIGGPSTVLTALVIGLVAWWGLAPQAPLEEAATP, via the coding sequence GTGACTGCCTCTCCCGCGGACGCCGGACTGCGTACGGCTCCAGGTCCGACCGGTGCGCGCCCCGCGCCGGCCGCCGCGCTCGTCGCCGTCCTCGGCCGGTACGCGCCCGTGCTCCCCGTCCCCCTCATGGTCGCCGTGCTCGGCCTGCCGCTGACGCCCGGCTCGGCCGGATCCGGGGGCGGCAGTCTCGCCGACGCGGTCTCCGGCCTGGTCGTGGCCGTCTGCGTGGCCGTCGCCCTGCGCCGCGCCGAGCGCCCCCTGACGCGTACCGCCGCGATCATCCTCGGGATGCCCGTCGTCGGGATCGCCGTCGCCGCGGCGGGCGCCGGATCGCCGTCGACCGCGCTCGTGGGCATGGTCCGGTACTGCCAGATCTTCGTCCTCGTGCCCGTGTCCGTCCTGGTCCTGGTCCGCGACCGCCGCGACTTCCGGCTGCTCGCCCGGTCGTTCGTGGGGCTCGCCCTGTGGCAGGGCGGCATCGGCGTCCACCAGTACCTGACCGGGACCGGCGCCTCGTACATGGGCGAGGACATCCGCGCCGTCGGCACCTTCGGTCCCACGGACGTCATGGGAATGGCGACCGTGGTGTCGTACGGGCTCGTGGCCGCCCTCGGCCTGGCCCTCGGCGCCCGCACGGCCGCCCGGCGCGTGCCCGCCCTGCTCTGCGCGCTCGCGCTGCTCCTGCCGCTCGCGCTGTCCTTCAGCCGGGGCGCGTGGATCGCGACCGTCGTGGCCTGCGGCGCGCAGGTGCTGCTCGCCGGGGTGCGGCGCGCCGTCCGCCTGTTCGCCGTGGCCGCCGCGGTGGCCGTCGTCCTGGTGGGCGGCTTCGGCGTCGGGACGCAGCTGCTCCAGGAGCGCATGAGCAGCATCACGCAGGTCGCCGACGCACCCGACCAGTCCGTCACGGACCGGTACACGATGTGGGCCGCGGCGGTCGACATGTGGAGCGAGCATCCGGCGACGGGCGTCGGCCTCAAGGGGTTCGTCGCCCGACGTGACAGCCACGCCTCGCTCGCGCTCTCCTCGGGCAGCGACACGGCGGGCGCCGGCGCCGCGTTCAAGCGTCAGCCGCTGCTGTCCCCGCACAACATGTATCTGCTGATCCTCAGCGAGCAGGGCCTGATCGGCCTGGTCGGGCTCGCGGGCGGCTGGGTCGCGCTGCTGCTGCTCGCCCTGCGACGCCTCGGGCGCGGTGCGGGCACCCGGCCCGGCGCGGACTGCGGCCTCGTCGCGTGCGGCCTGCTCGGCTGGCAGCTCGTGGACTTCGTGTACGCCGACATCGGCGGTCCGTCGACCGTCCTGACCGCCCTCGTCATCGGCCTCGTCGCCTGGTGGGGTCTGGCGCCGCAGGCGCCCCTGGAGGAGGCGGCGACGCCGTGA
- a CDS encoding exopolysaccharide biosynthesis polyprenyl glycosylphosphotransferase has product MTAERTVASPAGQPRATAPSTLLASVIPPRAETGGRPSPAGRRTAARHPSRTFLLAADGTATVLSTLVIAPVQRHPLLVIALAAGVASANARAGLYRGDAPRLLLDDWPAIGGRIVVIWCVMAAVLAGFPQLDPLPAGTLAAGAALHCLLAGAGRGLVYWRRREAAARRPCPTLLIGPETLARPVAAALLRHPRSGVRPVGILADKGPEHPPEHPPDHDGPDLPVLGTADELRRAIIQNGVRRALLLEGAAHDRAAWLAVLGEYGCGVWEFDPSPTPYPARSGDAARHLAGFRYRPRPPARRRGSAGKRALDLVVSGTLLVLTSPVLLVCAVWLRLAEGPGVVFRQERVGKGGKPFTLLKFRTHRPSDAMESATRWSVADEERMGWFCRFLRRTSLDELLQLWNVFRGDMSLVGPRPERPYFVMQFSEAHPGYAERHRMPTGITGLAQIHGLRGDTSIEDRARFDNAYIDSWSLWQDISILVRTAAALVRSTGS; this is encoded by the coding sequence GTGACCGCGGAACGTACCGTTGCCTCCCCCGCGGGGCAGCCACGCGCCACTGCGCCGAGCACCCTCCTCGCCTCGGTCATCCCGCCACGCGCCGAGACGGGCGGCCGCCCGTCCCCGGCGGGCAGACGCACGGCCGCGCGGCACCCCTCCCGCACGTTTCTCCTCGCGGCGGACGGTACGGCCACCGTGCTGAGCACTCTCGTGATCGCGCCGGTCCAGCGCCACCCCCTGCTCGTGATCGCGCTGGCCGCCGGTGTCGCGTCGGCGAACGCGCGCGCGGGCCTCTACCGCGGCGACGCGCCCCGTCTCCTGCTCGACGACTGGCCCGCGATCGGCGGCCGCATCGTGGTGATCTGGTGCGTCATGGCGGCCGTTCTCGCCGGGTTCCCCCAGCTCGATCCGCTGCCCGCCGGGACGCTCGCGGCGGGCGCCGCACTGCACTGCCTCCTCGCGGGCGCGGGCCGCGGTCTCGTCTACTGGCGGCGCCGAGAGGCCGCCGCGCGCCGCCCCTGCCCGACCCTCCTCATCGGCCCCGAGACCCTCGCCCGGCCGGTCGCCGCCGCCCTGCTGCGCCACCCGCGGTCGGGGGTGCGCCCGGTCGGTATCCTGGCGGACAAGGGGCCCGAACACCCGCCCGAACACCCGCCCGACCACGACGGGCCCGACCTGCCCGTCCTCGGCACGGCCGACGAGCTGCGCCGCGCGATCATCCAGAACGGGGTGCGGCGGGCGCTCCTTCTGGAGGGGGCGGCGCACGACCGGGCTGCCTGGCTGGCGGTGCTCGGCGAATACGGCTGCGGTGTCTGGGAGTTCGACCCGTCCCCCACCCCGTACCCGGCGCGCTCCGGTGACGCGGCCCGGCACCTCGCGGGGTTCCGCTACCGGCCGCGGCCGCCCGCCCGCCGCCGCGGCAGCGCCGGCAAGCGCGCACTCGACCTCGTCGTCTCCGGCACCCTCCTCGTCCTGACCAGCCCGGTCCTGCTGGTGTGCGCCGTGTGGCTGCGCCTGGCCGAAGGGCCCGGCGTCGTCTTCCGGCAGGAGCGCGTCGGGAAGGGCGGGAAGCCCTTCACGCTGCTGAAGTTCCGCACGCACCGCCCGAGCGACGCGATGGAGTCCGCCACCCGGTGGAGCGTCGCGGACGAGGAGCGCATGGGGTGGTTCTGCCGGTTCCTGCGGCGCACCTCCCTGGACGAGCTGCTCCAGCTGTGGAACGTGTTCCGCGGCGACATGAGCCTCGTCGGTCCGCGCCCCGAACGCCCGTACTTCGTGATGCAGTTCAGCGAGGCCCACCCCGGATACGCCGAGCGGCACCGCATGCCGACCGGCATCACCGGCCTCGCCCAGATCCACGGCCTGCGCGGCGACACCTCCATCGAGGACCGCGCCCGCTTCGACAACGCGTACATCGACAGCTGGTCGCTGTGGCAGGACATCAGCATCCTGGTGCGCACCGCGGCCGCCCTCGTACGCTCCACAGGGAGTTGA
- a CDS encoding glycosyltransferase, producing MQPTATPPRPRVLHVTQPVDGGVARVVRDLTEAQLSAGMRISVACPPDGPLAGSLRRIGCDVLPWQATRSPGPGIAREVRGLARLVAQVRPTLVHAHSAKAGLAARLAVRGRVPTVFQPHAWSFEAVDGPTARLALEWERRGARWASRVVCVSEAERATGERAGITARWDVIPNGVDLTRFVPAPEPREATADPLVVCVGRICRQKGQDVLVRAWPLVQERFPRARLVLVGDGPDAAALRRQATASVRFVGADDPVPWYRQADLVVLPSRWEGMALAPLEAMACGRPVVVTDVDGARESLPAGLASHCLVPPDDPAALARTLTGLLRDPHRLGALAGLALRHARAHHDVRRTADAVADVYRELLGAEPTECREPLNT from the coding sequence ATGCAACCGACAGCGACACCCCCTCGACCGCGTGTCCTCCATGTCACCCAGCCCGTCGACGGCGGAGTGGCCCGCGTCGTGCGTGATCTGACCGAGGCACAGCTCTCCGCGGGCATGCGGATCAGCGTGGCCTGCCCGCCGGACGGACCCCTGGCCGGGTCGCTGCGCCGCATCGGCTGTGACGTCCTGCCGTGGCAGGCGACCCGCTCGCCCGGGCCCGGCATCGCCCGCGAAGTCCGTGGCCTGGCGCGGCTCGTGGCGCAGGTGCGGCCGACCCTCGTCCACGCGCACAGCGCCAAGGCCGGACTCGCCGCCCGCCTCGCCGTGCGCGGCCGGGTCCCCACCGTGTTCCAGCCGCACGCCTGGTCCTTCGAGGCGGTCGACGGCCCCACCGCCCGGCTCGCCCTCGAATGGGAGCGCCGGGGCGCGCGCTGGGCCTCCCGGGTCGTCTGCGTCAGCGAGGCGGAGCGCGCGACGGGAGAGCGTGCCGGGATCACCGCGCGCTGGGACGTCATCCCCAACGGCGTCGACCTCACCCGCTTCGTGCCCGCCCCCGAACCGCGCGAGGCCACCGCCGATCCGCTGGTGGTCTGCGTCGGGCGCATCTGCCGCCAGAAGGGCCAGGACGTCCTGGTGCGCGCCTGGCCCCTCGTGCAGGAGAGGTTCCCTCGGGCGCGGCTCGTGCTGGTCGGGGACGGGCCGGACGCGGCGGCGCTGCGCCGTCAGGCCACCGCCTCCGTGCGGTTCGTCGGCGCCGACGACCCCGTGCCCTGGTACCGGCAGGCCGACCTCGTGGTGCTGCCGTCCCGCTGGGAGGGCATGGCGCTCGCGCCCCTGGAGGCGATGGCCTGCGGACGGCCCGTCGTCGTCACCGACGTGGACGGCGCCCGCGAGAGCCTGCCCGCCGGCCTCGCGTCCCACTGCCTCGTACCGCCGGACGATCCCGCCGCGCTCGCCCGCACGCTGACCGGTCTGCTGCGCGACCCCCACCGGCTCGGCGCGCTGGCCGGCCTCGCCCTGCGGCACGCGCGGGCGCACCACGACGTGCGGCGCACCGCCGACGCGGTCGCCGACGTGTACCGCGAACTACTGGGCGCGGAGCCCACCGAGTGCAGGGAGCCCCTCAACACGTGA
- a CDS encoding chaplin — protein MSRTAKAFVFSTVAAAALAGSAGVAAASSDAQGGAAHSPGVISGNTVQVPVHVPVNVCGDTVDVIGLLNPTFGSRCAN, from the coding sequence ATGTCGCGTACCGCGAAGGCCTTTGTCTTTTCCACCGTCGCCGCCGCCGCTCTGGCCGGCTCGGCCGGCGTCGCCGCCGCCAGCAGTGACGCGCAGGGCGGGGCCGCCCACTCCCCCGGTGTGATCTCGGGCAACACCGTCCAGGTTCCCGTCCACGTCCCCGTGAACGTCTGCGGCGACACGGTCGACGTGATCGGCCTGCTGAACCCGACGTTCGGCAGCCGCTGCGCCAACTGA
- a CDS encoding DUF5949 family protein — MTSMPTENRAFRAIDLGTLAVIAWSGEHPDEEGDMPFLLAYSLGDGAGGQEASTEAVRALLENNSLPVGKVVDATGNPSFPVSLLVEAGQAVVNMPYLNAQCVAPPEWLAAAAERGYAYFVFTTRPWTSAVPGSPVAEEDLASFAGDEATLTGAAHCLLPVRKLRV, encoded by the coding sequence GTGACTTCAATGCCGACTGAGAACCGCGCCTTCCGCGCCATCGATCTGGGCACCCTCGCCGTCATCGCGTGGAGCGGCGAACACCCGGACGAGGAAGGGGACATGCCTTTCCTGCTGGCCTACTCCCTGGGGGACGGCGCGGGCGGGCAGGAGGCATCGACCGAAGCGGTACGGGCCCTGCTGGAGAACAACAGCCTGCCGGTCGGCAAGGTCGTGGACGCCACGGGCAACCCCAGCTTCCCCGTCTCGCTGCTCGTCGAGGCCGGCCAGGCCGTCGTCAACATGCCGTATCTCAACGCCCAGTGCGTCGCGCCCCCCGAGTGGCTGGCCGCCGCGGCCGAACGCGGTTACGCGTACTTCGTGTTCACCACGCGCCCCTGGACCTCGGCGGTGCCCGGCAGCCCGGTCGCCGAGGAGGATCTCGCCTCGTTCGCGGGCGACGAGGCCACGCTGACCGGCGCGGCCCACTGCCTGCTCCCCGTACGCAAGCTGCGCGTCTGA
- a CDS encoding vitamin K epoxide reductase family protein → MGTTNTEGRPARHSDSAVEPSRAAPESRSLGFALLLVFTGAAGLLAAWVITIDKFKLLEDPNFTPGCSLNPVVSCGNIMKSDQASVFGFPNPMLGLAAYAVVICVGMSLLGRARFPRWYWLTFNAGTLFGVGFCTWLQFQSLYRINSLCLWCSLAWVATIVMFWYVTSFNVRNGFLPAPSWLRSFFGEFTWVLPVLHVGVIGMLILTRWWDFWTS, encoded by the coding sequence ATGGGAACCACGAACACCGAGGGACGTCCGGCCCGGCACAGCGACAGCGCGGTTGAGCCGTCACGTGCCGCCCCGGAGTCCCGTTCCCTGGGTTTCGCGCTGCTTCTGGTGTTCACCGGTGCGGCGGGGCTGCTCGCGGCGTGGGTCATCACGATCGACAAGTTCAAGCTGCTCGAGGACCCGAACTTCACGCCGGGCTGCAGCCTCAACCCCGTGGTGTCCTGCGGGAACATCATGAAGAGCGACCAGGCGTCGGTGTTCGGGTTCCCGAACCCGATGCTGGGGCTCGCGGCCTACGCCGTCGTGATCTGTGTGGGGATGAGCCTGCTGGGGCGGGCGAGGTTCCCGCGCTGGTACTGGCTGACGTTCAACGCGGGCACGCTGTTCGGGGTCGGGTTCTGCACGTGGCTGCAGTTCCAGTCGCTGTACCGGATCAACTCGCTGTGCCTGTGGTGCTCTCTGGCGTGGGTCGCCACGATCGTCATGTTCTGGTACGTGACGTCGTTCAACGTGCGCAACGGGTTCCTGCCCGCGCCGTCCTGGCTGCGGTCGTTCTTCGGTGAGTTCACGTGGGTCCTGCCCGTGCTGCACGTCGGGGTCATCGGGATGCTGATCCTGACGCGCTGGTGGGACTTCTGGACCAGCTGA
- a CDS encoding tyrosinase family oxidase copper chaperone, translating to MTRRTMVRRLVGVVLAAAVVPVAALVGRAFRHPQDDLKDAAGGDFEETYRGRHIRGTRGQGSMTRAHIGQRSGQDSGQRSGRWDVMVDGRPLHLMRRADGSYLSMVDHYESYPTPLAAARGAVDELGGQMLRRRAL from the coding sequence GTGACGCGCCGGACCATGGTGCGGCGGCTGGTCGGGGTCGTGCTCGCCGCCGCCGTGGTGCCGGTCGCCGCCCTCGTCGGCCGGGCCTTCCGCCACCCGCAGGACGACCTGAAGGACGCGGCCGGCGGGGACTTCGAGGAGACCTACCGCGGCCGCCACATCCGCGGGACACGAGGGCAGGGCTCGATGACGCGTGCGCACATCGGGCAGCGGTCCGGGCAGGACTCCGGGCAGCGGTCCGGGCGCTGGGACGTCATGGTGGACGGCCGGCCGCTGCATCTGATGCGTCGCGCCGACGGCAGTTATCTGAGCATGGTCGACCACTACGAGTCGTATCCCACCCCCCTGGCCGCGGCGAGGGGGGCCGTGGACGAGCTCGGTGGCCAGATGCTGCGCCGGCGCGCACTCTGA
- a CDS encoding tyrosinase family protein — MVHTRQNQSSLTAAQKKRFVSALLAVKRKGQYDEFVRMHVAYYSGDGDGGQLVAHMAPTFLPWHRQFLLEFEGALQRVDPGVSVPYWDWTVDRSPTSSLWGEGFLGGNGRRSDRRVMTGPFAYGSGHWPITEGVTEDKFLTRDFGRPHDPIELPTKDELAWAMRDSLYDSAPWNSTSSHGFRNKVEGWTSGAGKGKFRNHNRVHRWVGGHMLGAASVNDPVFWLNHAFVDLLWSRWHRKYPDSAPYLPAGGTTGTGRVVTLDEPMPPWKVKPSSMIEHGHLYRYA, encoded by the coding sequence TTGGTCCACACACGGCAGAACCAGAGCTCGCTCACGGCGGCGCAGAAGAAGCGGTTCGTGTCCGCGCTGCTCGCGGTCAAACGCAAGGGGCAGTACGACGAATTCGTGCGCATGCACGTGGCGTACTACAGCGGCGACGGGGACGGCGGGCAGCTGGTCGCGCACATGGCGCCGACCTTTCTGCCCTGGCACCGGCAGTTCCTCCTCGAGTTCGAGGGCGCGCTGCAGCGAGTGGATCCCGGGGTCTCCGTTCCTTACTGGGACTGGACGGTGGACCGCTCCCCGACCTCGTCGCTGTGGGGCGAGGGCTTCCTCGGCGGAAACGGCCGCCGATCCGACCGGCGGGTGATGACCGGTCCTTTCGCCTACGGGAGCGGGCACTGGCCGATCACGGAAGGCGTGACGGAGGACAAGTTCCTGACCCGGGACTTCGGCCGCCCCCACGATCCGATCGAGCTGCCCACGAAGGACGAACTGGCGTGGGCGATGCGGGATTCGCTGTACGACTCCGCGCCGTGGAACTCGACGTCATCGCACGGTTTCCGCAACAAGGTCGAGGGCTGGACGTCGGGGGCGGGGAAAGGCAAGTTCCGTAACCACAACCGGGTGCACCGGTGGGTGGGCGGGCACATGCTCGGGGCGGCCTCCGTGAACGATCCGGTGTTCTGGTTGAACCACGCGTTCGTCGATCTGCTCTGGTCACGCTGGCACCGGAAATACCCTGACTCGGCCCCCTATTTGCCCGCCGGAGGAACGACGGGGACGGGGCGTGTCGTGACCCTTGACGAGCCGATGCCGCCCTGGAAAGTGAAGCCGAGTTCGATGATCGAGCACGGGCATTTGTATCGGTACGCATAA
- a CDS encoding chaplin — protein MSRIAKAAAVALGTGAVVISGAGLAMADAGAQGGAADSPGVVSGDAVQVPVHVPVNVCGDTVDVIGLLNPAFGNACANLGGDNGGGNGDNGGYGGYGGDDSGYGG, from the coding sequence ATGTCTCGCATCGCGAAGGCCGCCGCTGTCGCGCTCGGCACCGGCGCCGTGGTGATCAGCGGTGCCGGCCTGGCCATGGCCGACGCCGGCGCCCAGGGTGGGGCTGCCGACTCGCCCGGCGTCGTCTCGGGCGACGCCGTCCAGGTCCCGGTCCACGTCCCGGTCAACGTCTGCGGCGACACCGTGGACGTCATCGGCCTGCTGAACCCGGCCTTCGGCAACGCCTGCGCCAACCTTGGCGGCGACAACGGCGGCGGCAACGGTGACAACGGCGGCTACGGCGGCTACGGCGGCGACGACAGCGGCTACGGCGGCTGA
- a CDS encoding phosphatase PAP2 family protein, protein MSAPLAFGGASVDGGLYTWVTDLAHSTPHAVNAVVSGWSDYGLALFAALMIAAWWRARGEGGVRMARVLASPAVVVIAYAANSVLKSVVDEQRPCRTLHTVTVEACPAPGDWSFPSNHAVIAAAAAVTLLLADRRIGLIAVPAAVLMGASRVWIGVHYPHDVAVGLAVGATLALLLTPLAARAAPKVDRLRTTRLRPLVSAQ, encoded by the coding sequence ATGAGCGCGCCTCTCGCCTTCGGCGGCGCGTCCGTGGACGGCGGTCTCTACACGTGGGTGACCGACCTGGCGCACAGCACTCCGCACGCGGTGAACGCCGTCGTGTCCGGCTGGTCGGACTACGGGCTCGCGCTCTTCGCCGCACTGATGATCGCGGCGTGGTGGCGCGCGAGAGGCGAGGGCGGCGTCCGGATGGCCCGGGTCCTCGCGTCCCCGGCCGTCGTCGTGATCGCCTACGCGGCGAACTCCGTACTCAAGTCGGTCGTCGACGAACAGCGCCCGTGCCGCACGCTCCACACGGTCACCGTGGAGGCGTGCCCGGCGCCCGGGGACTGGTCGTTCCCCAGCAATCACGCGGTGATCGCCGCAGCGGCGGCCGTCACGCTGCTGCTCGCCGACCGCCGCATCGGCCTGATCGCGGTCCCGGCGGCGGTCCTCATGGGCGCCTCCCGGGTGTGGATCGGCGTGCACTACCCCCACGACGTGGCGGTGGGCCTGGCCGTGGGCGCCACCCTGGCCCTCCTGCTCACCCCACTCGCGGCCCGGGCCGCCCCCAAGGTGGACCGCCTGAGAACGACCCGCCTACGGCCACTGGTGTCGGCACAGTGA